The sequence below is a genomic window from Bradyrhizobium septentrionale.
GCCCGACGTCGCCTATTCCGACACCTACGATGTGCTGGCGCAGGGCAAGTGGGCCTTCGAGGGCAAGCTCGAGGATCTCTCCGACATCATGCTGCCGATGAAGGACGCGTTCGCGCCGAACACGCTGGAAGCCGCCCTGCTCTACAATGACGTCACCAAGAAGAAATCCTATTACGGCTTCCCGCTGAAGCAGCAGAGCATGCACGTCCAGATCTGGGGCGACATGCTGGAGAAGGCCGGCTTTAAGGCCGCCGACATCCCGACCAAATGGGAGGATTACTGGACGTTCTGGTGCGACAAAGTGCAGCCGGCGATCCGCAAGGCGACCGGCCAGCGCACCTACGGCGTCGGCCAGCCGATGGGCGTCGAATCCACCGACTCGTTCCAGTCGTTCTACACCTTCATGGACGCCTATCACGTCAAGCTGGTCGACGACGACGGCAAGCTGCTGGTCGACGATGCCAAGGTGCGCGACGGCCTGATCCACGCGCTGAAGGATTACACCGACACTTACATCAAGGGCTGCACGCCGCCCTCCTCGACGACCTGGAAGGACCCGGACAACAACGTCGCCTTCCACAACAAGACGATCGTGATGACCCACAATTTCACGATCTCGATCGCGGCGAAGTGGTTCGAGGATTCCACCAACCCGGCGCTGACCGACGCGCAGCGCGCCGCCGGCAAGCAGGCCTATGAGCAGGACATCATCACGGCGTCCTTCCCGAAGGCACCAGACGGCTCGACCATCAAGTACCGCTCCGACGTCAAGACCGGGCTGATCTTCGCCAACGCCAAGAACAAGGCCGAGGGCAAGCAGTTCATCGCGTTCCTGATGCAGGAGGACAACGTGCGGCCCTATGTCGAGGGCGCGCTCGGCCGCTGGTTCCCGGTGACCAAGGCAAGCCAGGCGAGCCCGTTCTGGCAGGCCGACCGGCATCGCAAGGCGGTGTGGAATCAGTTCACCGGCGGCACCGCGCCGTTCGACTTTACCAAGAACTGGAAGTTCACCATCCTGAACAACGAGAACGTCTGGGCCAAGGCGATGAACCGCGTGGTCAGCGAGAAGGTGCCGGTCGACAAGGCCGTCGACGAACTGATCGCCCGCATCAAGCAGGTCGCGGGGTAACGTAAACGATGCTGGCCGCCGCGAACGTATGTATTCGTCGTCCCTGCGAAAGCAGGGACCCATACGCCGCGGCGGTCGTTTTGAATGATGCTGGTCATCGGCTTTCGTGTAACAACGAAGGCCGGTGGTTATGGGTCCCTGCTCCGTGCGCAACGGCGCACTAGGCGAGGACGACGGATAGGTCGTAGGCGATATCTCGCTCTTAGAGTAACCGAATGGCGATCACACTCTCCGCATCCGACGTCCCCTCGCCGCCGCTGTCGGCGCGGCTGTCGCCGCCGCAGGTCTGGGGCATCGTGCTGCTCGCGCCCTATCTGCTCGTCTTCCTCGCCTTCGTGGTCTATCCGGTCTGCTACGGGCTGTGGCTGGCGCGCCATCCGGCGAGCTATGTCGCGCTCTATCACGACCCGATCTTCGCGCGTGCCGCCGTCAACACGCTGATCTTCCTGGTCATCGGCATCAACATCAAGATGCTGATCGCGCTGTTCCTGTCCGGCTTCTTTGCCCAACAGCGGCCGTGGATCAGATGGCTGTCGGTGATCTTCATCCTGCCCTGGGCGGTGCCGTCGATCCCGACCATTCTCTCCGTGCGCTTCATGCTCAATCCCGAATGGGGCGTGGTCAACCAGCTGATCTTCAAGTTCACCGGTGATGACGGCCCGAACTGGCTGAACGATCCGGCGGTCGCGCTCGCGATGGCGATCGGCGTCCACATCTGGAAATCGCTGCCGTTCTGGACGCTGATCCTGCTGACCGGGCGGCTCGCCATCTCGCACGATCTGTACGAGGCATCCGACGTCGACGGCGCCAATTGGTGGCAGAAATTCCGCTACATCACCTGGCCGTCGATGCAGACGCTCTACATCACCTGTACGCTGCTTTCGATGATCTGGACGCTCGGCGACTTCAACAGCGTCTATCTGCTCACCGGCGGCGGGCCCGCCGACCTCACCCACGTGCTGTCGACGCTCGGCATCCGCTATCTCAGGCTCGACCAGCTCTCGCTGGCGATGGCCTCGATCGTCTGCGCGATGCCGTTCGTGCTGCCGCTGGTCTATTACATGATGAAACGGTTGTCGCGATGAAGCTGCCTACCCTCCGCGAAGTCGGCACCGAGGCCAAGCTGCTGTTGATCGGCATCCCGGTCTTCATCTGGACCATGATCCCGATCTACCACATGTTCGTGTTCGCGATCTCGCCGAAGGAGGACGCATTCGCCGGCAAGCTGTGGCCGACGCATCCGACGTTCCACAATTTCTCGATCGTGTTCCACCAGCAGCATTACTTCCTGCGCGACTTCTGGATCCAGTTCTGGAATTCGACCGTGATTGCGCTTGCGGTCGGCGCGCTGACGCTGTTCATCGCCACCGCCGCCGCGTTCTCGATCTCGCGGCTGCGGGTGCCGGGCGGCCGCGCGGTGATGAACCTGGCGCTGTTCACCTACTTCATTCCGGCGGCGTTCCTCGCCGTGCCGATGTACCGCACCATGGGCACCTACGGCCTGCTCAACAATCACTGGTCGCTGATCCTGGCGATGGTGACGATCGCCGCGCCCTACGCGATCTGGGTGCTGAAACAGGCCTCCGACAAGCTGCCGGTCGAGCTCGACGAGGCCGCGACGATGGACGGCGCCACCACGCTGCAGCTGTTCCGCCTGGTCTATGTGCCGCTGATGATGCCATCGCTGGTCGCGGTCGGCACCTATGCGATCCTGCTCGCCTGGAACGAATATCTCTACGCGTTCCTCTTGCTGTCGAAGGACACCGACATCACGCTGCCGGTCGCGCTCGGCAACTTCCTCGCCGCCGACGATTCGCCGTGGGAGCTCTTGATGACCACGGGCTTCATCTACGCGCTGCCGCCGGCCGCGGTGTATTACGCCTTCAAGCGCTACATGGTGGGCGGGCTGACCGCCGGCGCCGTCAAGTCGTGAGGTCTCAGAGCGTTTTCGAGCGAAGTGGACGCCGGTTCGCGTGAAGAAAACGCGTCAAACAAGAATCTAGAGCGGCGCGGCGCTCTCGCCGCGTGCGCTCGATAGCTTCGAGGCGAACGAGGCGATCACGATGATCACGGCGATCAGCGCGATCACAAGCGTGCAGATCGCGTTGATCTCGGGCTTCACGCCGAGCCGAACCTCGGAATAGATCCGGATCGGCAATGTCGCCGAGCCGGGCCCCGTGGTGAAGCTCGCGATCACGACATCGTCGAGCGACAAGATGAAGGCCAGCATCCAGCCGGCAACGATCGCCGGCACGATCAGCGGCAGCGTGACCAGCAGGAACGCGCGCACCGGATCGCAGCCGAGGTCCATCGCGGCTTCCTCCAGGCTGCGGTCGAGCGCGGTCAGGCGCGACTGCACCACCACGGTGACGAAGCACATCGTCAGCGTGGTGTGGGCAATCGTCACGGTCCAGAAGCCTCGCTCGGCGTTGAGCGCCACGAACAGCAGGAGCAGCGACAGGCCGGAGATCACCTCCGGCATGACCAGCGGCGAATACAGCATGCCGGAGAACAGCGCCCGCCCGCGGAACCGTTCGCCCCGCGCCAGCCCGACCGCCGCCAGCGTGCCGAGCAGGGTCGCAAGCGTCGCCGACACCGCTGCGACCGACAGGCTCATCCAGGCTGCCTCCAGCATGGCGCGGTCGTTGAAGAACTCGTGGTACCAGCGCAGCGACCAGCCGCCCCACACCGTCAC
It includes:
- a CDS encoding ABC transporter substrate-binding protein, which gives rise to MRSKVIGALSLAVAAVGLFAATAPALAQGKTITVWWGKGFYKSEDDALLETIKKFEAKTGIKVELSQYAIQDMIPKTVAALDSGTVPDVAYSDTYDVLAQGKWAFEGKLEDLSDIMLPMKDAFAPNTLEAALLYNDVTKKKSYYGFPLKQQSMHVQIWGDMLEKAGFKAADIPTKWEDYWTFWCDKVQPAIRKATGQRTYGVGQPMGVESTDSFQSFYTFMDAYHVKLVDDDGKLLVDDAKVRDGLIHALKDYTDTYIKGCTPPSSTTWKDPDNNVAFHNKTIVMTHNFTISIAAKWFEDSTNPALTDAQRAAGKQAYEQDIITASFPKAPDGSTIKYRSDVKTGLIFANAKNKAEGKQFIAFLMQEDNVRPYVEGALGRWFPVTKASQASPFWQADRHRKAVWNQFTGGTAPFDFTKNWKFTILNNENVWAKAMNRVVSEKVPVDKAVDELIARIKQVAG
- a CDS encoding carbohydrate ABC transporter permease, which translates into the protein MAITLSASDVPSPPLSARLSPPQVWGIVLLAPYLLVFLAFVVYPVCYGLWLARHPASYVALYHDPIFARAAVNTLIFLVIGINIKMLIALFLSGFFAQQRPWIRWLSVIFILPWAVPSIPTILSVRFMLNPEWGVVNQLIFKFTGDDGPNWLNDPAVALAMAIGVHIWKSLPFWTLILLTGRLAISHDLYEASDVDGANWWQKFRYITWPSMQTLYITCTLLSMIWTLGDFNSVYLLTGGGPADLTHVLSTLGIRYLRLDQLSLAMASIVCAMPFVLPLVYYMMKRLSR
- a CDS encoding carbohydrate ABC transporter permease — translated: MKLPTLREVGTEAKLLLIGIPVFIWTMIPIYHMFVFAISPKEDAFAGKLWPTHPTFHNFSIVFHQQHYFLRDFWIQFWNSTVIALAVGALTLFIATAAAFSISRLRVPGGRAVMNLALFTYFIPAAFLAVPMYRTMGTYGLLNNHWSLILAMVTIAAPYAIWVLKQASDKLPVELDEAATMDGATTLQLFRLVYVPLMMPSLVAVGTYAILLAWNEYLYAFLLLSKDTDITLPVALGNFLAADDSPWELLMTTGFIYALPPAAVYYAFKRYMVGGLTAGAVKS
- a CDS encoding ABC transporter permease, coding for MAGNATRLTRFNMTSLVLGLAFLYLPIVILVIYSFNASRLVTVWGGWSLRWYHEFFNDRAMLEAAWMSLSVAAVSATLATLLGTLAAVGLARGERFRGRALFSGMLYSPLVMPEVISGLSLLLLFVALNAERGFWTVTIAHTTLTMCFVTVVVQSRLTALDRSLEEAAMDLGCDPVRAFLLVTLPLIVPAIVAGWMLAFILSLDDVVIASFTTGPGSATLPIRIYSEVRLGVKPEINAICTLVIALIAVIIVIASFASKLSSARGESAAPL